One window of Acropora palmata chromosome 1, jaAcrPala1.3, whole genome shotgun sequence genomic DNA carries:
- the LOC141890754 gene encoding uncharacterized protein LOC141890754 — protein MQGLASSTRRVYLSAQRRYISFCHQDGHVDANGAFLPADERSLMRFATSLSDSLRHSSIKLYLIAARSLHIDQGLPYALVNCLQLQCLLRGKKGVQGSSPTKRIPINIVILRVIQSSLDLKLRVHVMLWAACCFGFFSFLRAGEFTTSQPFDPSIHLTVSDLQVDTLVNPTCFQIRIKCSKTDLFRMGCDIYVGRGRGSIFPVAAIGNFLVLRGAAPGPLFCDADGRPLSRQQLSSSVQSLLHSAGYPGPYSGHSFRIGAATIVAPMRSVSDHLIKTLRR, from the coding sequence ATGCAGGGCCTGGCCTCTTCGACTCGTCGTGTATACCTGTCTGCCCAGCGTCGTTACATTAGTTTCTGCCATCAGGATGGTCATGTGGATGCGAATGGAGCTTTTCTACCTGCTGATGAACGATCACTTATGCGTTTTGCGACATCCTTGTCTGACAGCCTCCGCCACTCATCCATCAAATTGTACCTCATTGCTGCGCGTTCTCTTCACATCGACCAGGGCCTGCCATACGCCCTTGTCAACTGTCTTCAGCTGCAATGTCTACTACGGGGTAAAAAGGGGGTTCAAGGTTCATCTCCCACTAAGCGAATCCCTATTAACATAGTTATCTTAAGAGTCATTCAGAGCTCTTTAGACCTGAAGTTGAGGGTCCATGTCATGCTATGGGCAGCTTGTTGTTTTggcttcttttctttcctccGGGCAGGCGAGTTTACAACTTCTCAGCCATTTGACCCCAGTATCCATCTGACAGTGAGTGACTTGCAGGTCGATACACTGGTGAATCCCACCTGTTTTCAGATACGCATCAAGTGCTCGAAGACAGACCTCTTTCGAATGGGTTGCGACATCTATGTCGGCCGTGGCAGAGGCAGTATTTTCCCAGTGGCAGCCATTGGTAACTTCCTGGTCCTGCGTGGTGCTGCTCCAGGGCCTTTGTTCTGCGATGCTGATGGTCGCCCTTTATCCCGGCAGCAGTTGTCTTCATCAGTGCAGTCTCTCTTACACTCGGCAGGTTATCCTGGCCCCTATTCTGGCCACAGCTTTCGCATTGGCGCAGCCACAATAGTTGCGCCAATGCGATCGGTCTCTGATCACCTTATCAAAACTTTACGTCGGTAG